Proteins co-encoded in one Cupriavidus taiwanensis genomic window:
- a CDS encoding 3-keto-5-aminohexanoate cleavage protein, with protein MTDTPSQAAMQPVPHRAALADSPLIVTVAPNGAYKRASDHPAVPLTAAALAAEARACLDAGAAMMHMHVRDAEGRHSLDVQTYRDALAAVRQAVGDALLVQVTSEAAGLYQAAAQMAMVRALRPEAVSVGLREVAVPEIADSELAAFFAWLARERVMTQVILYDAADVRRWQRMRERGMVPPGAWSVLYVLGRYAAGQVSSPHDLLPFLQAAAEGGEALPWAICAFGREENACVTAAAAFGGHVRVGFENNLLLRDGSLAPGNHALVAQAVQGGLTLGRPIADAADARRIYGEVR; from the coding sequence ATGACCGACACCCCATCCCAGGCCGCCATGCAGCCGGTCCCGCACCGCGCAGCCCTGGCCGACTCGCCGCTGATCGTCACGGTGGCGCCTAACGGCGCCTACAAGCGCGCCAGCGACCATCCCGCGGTGCCGCTGACCGCGGCGGCGCTGGCGGCGGAAGCGCGTGCCTGCCTCGACGCCGGCGCCGCCATGATGCATATGCATGTGCGCGATGCCGAGGGGCGCCATTCGCTCGATGTGCAGACCTACCGCGACGCGCTGGCGGCGGTCAGGCAGGCGGTCGGTGACGCGCTGCTGGTGCAGGTGACCAGCGAGGCCGCCGGCCTGTACCAGGCTGCCGCGCAGATGGCGATGGTGCGCGCGCTGCGGCCCGAGGCGGTTTCGGTCGGGCTGCGTGAAGTCGCGGTGCCGGAGATTGCCGACAGCGAGCTGGCGGCATTCTTCGCCTGGCTGGCGCGCGAACGCGTGATGACGCAGGTGATCCTGTATGACGCCGCCGACGTGCGCCGCTGGCAGCGCATGCGCGAGCGCGGCATGGTGCCGCCGGGCGCGTGGTCGGTGCTGTATGTGCTGGGACGGTATGCGGCGGGGCAGGTGTCGTCGCCGCACGACCTGCTGCCGTTCCTGCAGGCCGCGGCCGAAGGCGGCGAGGCGCTGCCGTGGGCCATCTGCGCGTTCGGGCGCGAGGAGAATGCCTGCGTGACCGCGGCCGCCGCGTTCGGCGGCCATGTGCGGGTGGGCTTCGAGAACAACCTGCTGTTGCGCGACGGCAGCCTTGCGCCCGGCAACCATGCGCTGGTGGCGCAGGCGGTGCAGGGCGGGCTGACGCTGGGCCGGCCGATCGCGGATGCGGCCGATGCGCGCCGGATCTACGGCGAGGTGCGCTGA
- a CDS encoding 3-hydroxyacyl-CoA dehydrogenase family protein has protein sequence MPNTTPASTPANLSRPGSAHAVVVGGGTMGADVAVVLTRALCRTTIVEPDAGRSAALPGRVRANLAAIGREAGAERLAVAATLDAVDWASVDLVIECIPEDLALKQALFAELVAHARPHTLLASNSSSFPISAIGAGLDTRARMLGLHFFMPAHLVPLVEVVLGEASDAGHADALAAFMRRCGMVPVKVRKDLPGFLANRLQHALSREAFSLIDRGIASPEDVDAAVRFGFGFRFLAAGPVLQRDHAGIDVHAAAGATMYPTFCNDDHPARCLSERAADGRHGMKRGEGFYAWTPETIAAERARYDYLLRAGLALIAPELPEIQP, from the coding sequence ATGCCAAACACCACTCCCGCCTCGACCCCGGCCAACCTGAGCCGGCCGGGCAGCGCCCACGCCGTGGTGGTGGGCGGCGGCACCATGGGCGCCGATGTCGCCGTGGTGCTGACCCGCGCGCTGTGCCGCACCACCATCGTCGAGCCCGATGCCGGCCGCTCCGCCGCGCTGCCCGGCCGCGTGCGCGCCAACCTCGCCGCGATCGGCCGCGAAGCGGGCGCCGAACGCCTCGCGGTGGCCGCGACGCTCGACGCCGTGGACTGGGCATCGGTCGACCTGGTGATCGAATGCATTCCCGAGGACCTGGCGCTGAAGCAGGCGCTGTTCGCGGAGCTGGTGGCGCATGCGCGCCCGCACACGCTGCTCGCCAGCAACAGCTCCAGCTTTCCGATCAGCGCGATCGGCGCCGGCCTGGACACGCGGGCGCGCATGCTCGGCCTGCACTTCTTCATGCCGGCGCACCTGGTGCCGCTGGTCGAGGTGGTCCTGGGCGAGGCCAGCGACGCGGGCCATGCCGACGCGCTGGCCGCGTTCATGCGCCGCTGCGGCATGGTGCCGGTGAAGGTGCGCAAGGACCTGCCCGGCTTCCTCGCCAACCGGCTGCAGCATGCACTGTCGCGCGAGGCCTTCAGCCTGATCGACCGCGGCATTGCCTCGCCCGAGGACGTCGATGCGGCGGTGCGCTTCGGCTTTGGCTTTCGTTTTCTGGCGGCGGGACCGGTGCTGCAGCGCGACCACGCCGGCATCGACGTGCATGCGGCGGCCGGTGCCACCATGTACCCGACCTTCTGCAACGACGACCATCCCGCGCGCTGCCTGTCCGAGCGCGCTGCCGACGGCCGCCACGGCATGAAGCGCGGCGAGGGCTTCTACGCCTGGACGCCCGAAACCATCGCCGCCGAGCGCGCGCGCTATGACTACCTGCTGCGCGCCGGCCTGGCGCTGATCGCGCCCGAACTGCCCGAGATCCAGCCATGA
- a CDS encoding LysR family transcriptional regulator, translating to MNINLSMRDIETTLVLGRTLNFRQAASQLHLSQSALSTQILRIEESLGVRLFDRTTRTVRLTAAGEVFMQQAALLQAAFRGAIDAVTGIASAERGQVAVAALPSLAARVLPRVLMAYHQARPEVALKVFDTLSGPAFDLVRAGEVDFALTAANPQQADLQYEPLLSDRFVLLIPSAHPLARRPGPLRWADTAAAPHVSMTHPSSVRQYAEWAFLQNRIRFQPVFEAERLATIAAMVECGFGVAALPEIAAGTVRQPGIVERLLTGPVTERSIGLVTARNRSLSPAAAELAAAVRARLASPPMSNGAPEAGA from the coding sequence ATGAACATCAACCTGTCGATGCGAGACATCGAAACCACGCTGGTGCTGGGCCGCACGCTGAACTTCCGCCAGGCCGCCAGCCAGCTGCACCTGTCGCAATCCGCGCTGTCGACGCAGATCCTGCGCATCGAGGAATCGCTGGGCGTGCGCCTGTTCGACCGCACCACCCGCACCGTGCGCCTGACCGCGGCGGGCGAGGTGTTCATGCAGCAGGCCGCGCTGCTGCAGGCCGCGTTCCGCGGCGCCATCGACGCCGTCACCGGCATCGCCAGCGCCGAGCGCGGCCAGGTGGCAGTGGCCGCGCTGCCGTCGCTGGCGGCGCGGGTGCTGCCGCGGGTGCTGATGGCCTACCACCAGGCCCGCCCCGAGGTGGCGCTGAAGGTGTTCGACACGCTGTCCGGGCCGGCCTTCGACCTGGTGCGCGCCGGCGAGGTGGATTTTGCGCTGACCGCCGCCAACCCGCAGCAGGCCGACCTGCAGTACGAGCCGCTGCTGTCGGACCGCTTCGTGCTGCTGATCCCGTCGGCGCACCCGCTGGCGCGCCGCCCGGGCCCGCTGCGCTGGGCCGATACCGCCGCCGCGCCGCATGTGTCGATGACCCATCCCAGCAGCGTGCGCCAGTACGCGGAATGGGCCTTCCTGCAGAACCGCATCCGCTTCCAGCCGGTGTTCGAGGCCGAACGCCTGGCCACCATCGCGGCCATGGTCGAATGCGGCTTCGGCGTGGCCGCGCTGCCCGAGATCGCCGCCGGCACGGTGCGCCAGCCCGGCATTGTCGAGCGGCTGCTGACCGGGCCGGTGACCGAGCGCTCGATCGGGCTGGTCACCGCGCGCAACCGCAGCCTGTCCCCGGCGGCGGCGGAACTGGCGGCGGCGGTGCGCGCGCGCCTGGCAAGCCCGCCGATGTCAAATGGGGCCCCGGAGGCCGGCGCATGA
- a CDS encoding cation:proton antiporter: MSIIVDILILAGALLAIVAMVQVAAARLVLPESTLLSAIGIAIGAGYVAIDAALPDFAWHFLHPLIDPALPPEAYLWIFLPPLLFHAALTADVRGMLPDAAPILLLAVVAVVVATGVIGVATAAASGMPLTVCLLLGAVVATTDPAAVIAIFRDVGAPSRLIRLVEGESLLNDAAAIAIVGVLVAMLTGHGAQATLAAGLRELAWAFVGGVLCGALAGRLVSDLLPRLAGLAMAESALTLALPYPLYLLAEQLLGVSGVVAVVCAGLTVSALGPTRLAPPNWRHLRMMWEQFAGIAGAVVFLLAAVRVPSMLAGVTGHHGWLLLALVLAALAARLVTLFGLLPVLSWLRLSAPIDGAFKLAIAWGGLRGAVTLVLALGIAENSALPYDLRHFVAILATGFVLVSLLLNGTTLRALIHRLGLDQLSPQERALQLQAIRLSTEEVEAMMARVADSFDLPPAIAREAAQKYRHGIELGSAEFDFDTALSERDRLSIGLVTLATRERELIPEYGDGVISVANLDAMMRNTAQMIDAAREHGRIGYNRAARHILDYHLGFKLALFLHRRLGLERPLARALADRFELLICRQTVLDRLRRYNRSMLTPVFGARMATVLDGVLEDRSRAAAEGLADLRGKFGAYTVALERRLLMLFALRKGRLSLEAMREEAVISKQAFNQIAQVIQQAWNASLVRPPLRGVTAHADEPGVAPGPQPQGVVPGGESGRVFGAGTRDRRHDADAEHDQAGNADIDRRQPCRRQAPGNAAHQDQQADDI; this comes from the coding sequence ATGAGCATCATCGTCGATATCCTGATCCTGGCCGGCGCGCTGCTGGCCATCGTCGCCATGGTGCAGGTGGCCGCGGCACGGCTGGTGCTGCCGGAATCGACGCTGCTGTCGGCGATCGGCATCGCCATCGGCGCCGGCTATGTGGCGATCGACGCCGCCCTCCCGGACTTCGCCTGGCATTTCCTGCATCCGCTGATCGACCCGGCCTTGCCGCCCGAGGCCTACCTGTGGATCTTCCTGCCGCCGCTGCTGTTCCACGCCGCGCTGACCGCCGACGTGCGCGGCATGCTGCCCGACGCGGCGCCGATCCTGCTGCTGGCGGTGGTCGCCGTGGTGGTGGCCACCGGTGTCATCGGCGTCGCCACCGCGGCGGCCAGCGGCATGCCGCTGACGGTGTGCCTGCTGCTGGGCGCGGTGGTGGCCACCACCGACCCCGCCGCGGTGATCGCGATCTTCCGCGACGTCGGCGCGCCGTCGCGGCTGATCCGGCTGGTGGAGGGCGAAAGCCTGCTCAACGATGCCGCCGCCATCGCCATCGTCGGCGTGCTGGTGGCGATGCTGACCGGGCACGGCGCGCAGGCAACGCTGGCGGCGGGCCTGCGCGAGCTGGCCTGGGCCTTTGTCGGCGGGGTGCTGTGCGGCGCGCTGGCCGGGCGGCTGGTGTCCGACCTGCTGCCGCGGCTGGCCGGCCTGGCCATGGCGGAAAGCGCGCTGACGCTGGCGCTGCCCTACCCGCTCTACCTGCTGGCCGAGCAACTGCTGGGCGTGTCCGGCGTGGTCGCGGTGGTGTGCGCCGGCCTGACCGTCAGCGCGCTGGGTCCGACACGGCTGGCGCCGCCCAACTGGCGCCACCTGCGCATGATGTGGGAGCAGTTCGCCGGCATCGCCGGCGCCGTGGTGTTCCTGCTCGCCGCGGTGCGGGTGCCGTCGATGCTGGCGGGCGTGACCGGGCATCATGGCTGGCTGCTGCTGGCGCTGGTGCTCGCGGCGCTGGCGGCGCGCCTGGTGACGCTGTTCGGGCTGCTGCCGGTGCTGTCGTGGCTGCGGCTGAGCGCGCCTATCGACGGCGCCTTCAAGCTGGCGATCGCATGGGGCGGCCTGCGCGGCGCGGTGACGCTGGTGCTGGCGCTGGGCATCGCCGAGAACAGCGCCCTGCCCTATGACTTGCGGCATTTTGTCGCCATCCTGGCCACCGGCTTCGTGCTGGTCAGCCTGCTGCTCAACGGCACCACGCTGCGCGCGCTGATCCACCGGCTCGGGCTGGACCAGCTTTCGCCGCAGGAACGCGCGCTGCAGCTGCAGGCGATCCGCCTGTCCACCGAAGAAGTGGAAGCCATGATGGCGCGCGTGGCCGACTCGTTCGACCTGCCCCCGGCGATCGCGCGCGAGGCGGCGCAGAAGTACCGCCACGGCATCGAGCTGGGCTCGGCGGAATTCGACTTCGACACCGCCCTGTCCGAGCGCGACCGCCTCAGCATCGGCCTGGTCACGCTGGCCACGCGCGAGCGCGAGCTGATCCCCGAATACGGCGACGGCGTGATCTCGGTGGCCAACCTCGACGCGATGATGCGCAACACTGCGCAGATGATCGACGCGGCGCGCGAGCACGGCCGCATCGGCTACAACCGCGCCGCGCGGCATATCCTGGACTACCACCTGGGTTTCAAGCTGGCGTTGTTCCTGCATCGCCGGCTGGGCCTCGAGCGCCCGCTGGCGCGCGCGCTTGCCGACCGCTTCGAATTGCTGATCTGCCGCCAGACCGTGCTGGACCGGCTGCGCCGCTACAACCGCTCGATGCTGACGCCGGTGTTCGGCGCGCGCATGGCGACCGTGCTCGACGGCGTGCTGGAAGACCGCTCGCGCGCCGCCGCCGAGGGCCTGGCGGACCTGCGCGGCAAGTTCGGCGCCTACACCGTGGCGCTGGAGCGGCGCCTGCTGATGCTGTTCGCGTTGCGCAAGGGCCGGCTGTCGCTGGAAGCGATGCGCGAAGAGGCGGTGATTTCCAAGCAGGCGTTCAACCAGATCGCCCAGGTGATCCAGCAGGCGTGGAATGCCAGCCTGGTGCGCCCGCCGCTGCGCGGCGTGACCGCCCATGCGGACGAGCCCGGCGTGGCGCCGGGCCCGCAGCCGCAGGGCGTGGTACCGGGCGGGGAGTCAGGAAGGGTCTTTGGTGCGGGTACGCGAGACCGCCGCCATGATGCCGATGCCGAGCACGATCAGGCAGGCAATGCCGATATAGACCGGCGCCAGCCCTGCCGTCGACAGGCCCCAGGCAATGCCGCCCACCAGGACCAGCAGGCCGATGATATATAG
- a CDS encoding NAD(P)-dependent oxidoreductase, translating into MRVAFLGLGVMGFHMAGHLVAKGHEVTVYNRTAARAQAWVERFGGRSAATPAQAVRDAQVVCSCVGNDDDLRAVLTGRDGAFFGAPSGCIFVDHTTASANVARELHAAAGERGLHFVDGPVSGGEVGAEKGILTIMCGGDADAFARAEPVIAAYARAVTRIGESGAGQLAKMVNQISIAGLIQGLSEAIAFGERAGLDMRLVLDVISKGAAGSWQLENRGPTMIDNQFDFGFAVDWMRKDLGLCLDEARRNGASLPVTALVDQFYADLQQMGCGRADTSSLIKRLRQHSGKG; encoded by the coding sequence ATGCGTGTCGCATTCCTCGGACTGGGCGTCATGGGTTTCCATATGGCCGGCCACCTCGTCGCCAAAGGCCACGAGGTCACGGTCTATAACCGCACCGCCGCCAGGGCGCAGGCCTGGGTCGAGCGCTTCGGCGGCAGATCCGCCGCCACGCCCGCGCAGGCGGTGCGCGATGCGCAGGTGGTCTGCTCCTGCGTCGGCAACGACGACGACCTGCGCGCGGTGCTGACCGGGCGCGACGGCGCCTTCTTCGGCGCGCCCAGCGGCTGCATCTTCGTCGACCACACCACCGCCAGCGCCAACGTCGCGCGCGAGCTCCATGCCGCGGCCGGCGAGCGCGGGCTGCACTTTGTCGATGGCCCGGTCTCCGGCGGCGAAGTGGGCGCGGAAAAAGGCATCCTGACCATCATGTGCGGCGGCGACGCCGACGCCTTTGCGCGCGCCGAGCCGGTCATCGCCGCCTACGCGCGCGCCGTCACCCGCATCGGCGAATCCGGCGCCGGTCAGCTGGCCAAGATGGTCAACCAGATCAGCATCGCGGGCCTGATCCAGGGCCTGTCCGAGGCCATCGCCTTCGGCGAGCGCGCGGGCCTGGACATGCGCCTGGTGCTGGATGTCATCAGCAAGGGCGCGGCCGGTTCCTGGCAGCTCGAGAACCGCGGCCCGACCATGATCGACAACCAGTTCGACTTCGGTTTCGCGGTGGACTGGATGCGCAAGGACCTTGGCCTGTGCCTGGACGAAGCCCGCCGCAACGGCGCGAGCCTGCCGGTCACGGCGCTGGTGGACCAGTTCTACGCCGACCTGCAGCAGATGGGCTGTGGCCGCGCCGACACCTCGTCGCTGATCAAGCGGCTGCGCCAACACAGCGGCAAGGGCTGA
- a CDS encoding glycine zipper 2TM domain-containing protein — protein sequence MTWKLAGALLVGASVALAGCTAAGAVAGGVAGHELTDGSAAGTIGGAVVGGVIGHELGD from the coding sequence ATCACGTGGAAACTCGCAGGCGCGCTTCTGGTAGGCGCAAGCGTGGCGCTGGCCGGTTGTACCGCGGCGGGCGCGGTAGCCGGCGGGGTTGCCGGGCATGAACTGACCGACGGCAGTGCCGCCGGCACCATCGGCGGGGCCGTGGTGGGTGGTGTGATCGGCCACGAGCTCGGCGACTGA
- a CDS encoding glycosyltransferase family 2 protein: MPQQATPAPALVEGGAEPSATHLVLIPSYNPGVRLQEVLRGARAAWTPVWVVVDGSTDGSAQWLQAQAAADPGLQVLVLPRNQGKGAAVLHGIERAAAAGYTHVLVMDSDGQHPAHLIPEFMAVSRRDPGAMVLGRPGFDASAPRERVYWRRMSNFWVDVETLWAGIGDSLFGFRVYPIAPLRAVMQHSRWMRRFDFDPEVAVRLCWRGVRPLNLDAPVRYFGRREGGVSHFRYLRDNLLLTGMHLRLLAGLVVRLPMLLWRRLRGRASHPA, from the coding sequence ATGCCGCAGCAAGCCACGCCCGCGCCGGCGCTGGTGGAAGGCGGCGCCGAGCCTTCGGCGACCCACCTGGTGCTGATTCCCAGCTATAACCCCGGCGTGCGCCTGCAGGAGGTGCTGCGCGGCGCGCGCGCGGCCTGGACCCCGGTGTGGGTGGTGGTCGACGGCAGCACCGACGGCAGCGCGCAGTGGCTGCAGGCGCAGGCCGCCGCCGACCCCGGGCTGCAGGTGCTGGTGCTGCCGCGCAACCAGGGCAAGGGCGCCGCGGTGCTGCACGGCATCGAACGGGCCGCGGCCGCCGGCTATACGCATGTGCTGGTGATGGATTCCGACGGCCAGCATCCGGCCCACCTGATTCCCGAGTTCATGGCGGTGTCGCGGCGCGACCCCGGCGCGATGGTGCTCGGGCGCCCGGGCTTCGACGCCAGCGCCCCGCGCGAGCGGGTCTACTGGCGCCGCATGTCGAATTTCTGGGTCGATGTGGAAACGCTGTGGGCTGGCATCGGCGATTCCCTGTTCGGCTTTCGCGTCTACCCGATCGCGCCGCTGCGCGCGGTGATGCAGCACAGCCGCTGGATGCGGCGCTTCGATTTCGATCCCGAGGTTGCGGTGCGGCTGTGCTGGCGCGGCGTGCGCCCGCTCAACCTCGATGCGCCGGTGCGCTACTTTGGCCGGCGCGAGGGCGGCGTTTCCCACTTCCGCTACCTGCGCGACAACCTGTTGCTGACCGGCATGCACCTGCGGCTGCTGGCAGGTCTGGTGGTCCGGCTGCCGATGCTGCTGTGGCGGCGCTTGCGCGGGCGCGCAAGCCACCCGGCGTAG
- a CDS encoding phosphopantetheine-binding protein codes for MTELETELARLILDELDIADLRLEDITAATPLYGEGFGLDSIDILEIALLVSRKYGVELRSDNPDNKTIFTSLGSLAAYLAQQRTR; via the coding sequence ATGACCGAACTCGAAACCGAACTTGCCCGCCTGATCCTCGACGAACTCGACATCGCCGACCTGCGGCTGGAGGACATTACCGCCGCCACGCCGCTCTATGGAGAAGGCTTCGGGCTGGATTCGATCGATATTCTCGAGATCGCCCTGCTGGTATCGCGCAAGTACGGCGTCGAGTTGCGCTCGGACAATCCCGACAACAAGACCATCTTCACCTCACTGGGCAGCCTGGCCGCCTACCTGGCGCAACAGCGCACGCGCTAG
- a CDS encoding acyl carrier protein, translating into MPSRQPVHRLSPPAAAMPARDCAAPWWRRHAWIGAVAAFVAYESALHFAAHRPGAEVAALGLGAAPFLLIGLVACRRLAGPLPAWLALLAACAALWFWRAPLAGHFGWTYYLQHAGANAALGAMFALSLRRGRTPLCTQIATAIHGRLSAAHARYTVRVTQAWTLFFAAMVGVSTLLFVLAPVAAWSSFANLATPLLIALMFAAEAVYRRIAFPRMRHRGLLDAVHGYRALMTARAGRRGLPR; encoded by the coding sequence ATGCCTTCGCGCCAGCCCGTTCACCGCCTTTCCCCGCCCGCCGCCGCCATGCCGGCGCGGGACTGCGCCGCCCCGTGGTGGCGGCGCCATGCCTGGATCGGCGCGGTGGCGGCCTTCGTGGCCTACGAATCGGCCCTGCATTTCGCGGCGCATCGGCCCGGCGCCGAGGTGGCCGCGCTGGGGCTCGGCGCGGCGCCGTTCCTGCTGATCGGCCTGGTGGCCTGCCGCCGGCTGGCGGGGCCGCTGCCGGCATGGCTGGCGCTGCTGGCCGCGTGCGCCGCGCTATGGTTCTGGCGCGCGCCGCTGGCCGGTCATTTCGGCTGGACCTACTACCTGCAGCATGCGGGCGCCAATGCCGCGCTGGGTGCGATGTTCGCGCTCAGCCTGCGTCGCGGCCGCACCCCGCTCTGCACGCAGATCGCCACCGCCATCCACGGCCGGCTGTCCGCCGCGCATGCGCGCTATACGGTGCGCGTGACCCAGGCCTGGACGCTGTTCTTCGCGGCGATGGTGGGGGTGTCGACGCTGCTGTTCGTGCTGGCGCCGGTGGCGGCCTGGTCCAGCTTCGCCAACCTGGCCACGCCGCTGCTGATCGCCCTGATGTTCGCGGCCGAGGCCGTGTACCGCCGCATCGCCTTTCCGCGCATGCGCCACCGCGGCCTGCTCGACGCGGTGCACGGCTACCGTGCGCTGATGACGGCCCGTGCGGGCCGGCGCGGGTTGCCGCGCTGA